A section of the Humulus lupulus chromosome 2, drHumLupu1.1, whole genome shotgun sequence genome encodes:
- the LOC133816034 gene encoding basic leucine zipper 43-like produces the protein MESFQTMQQSGDQISSLHFLVPSSNPSSYPHDQYFTMMNNNNNSNNQAFQLNRFSSPLFDGFHHHHQAHQEITAIPQSSCFSNNSSTSDEADEQQLSLINERKQRRMISNRESARRSRMRKQKHLDELWSQVVWLRNENHQLIDKLNHVSESHDKVVQENVQLKEETTELRQMLSDLQISSPFPGLRDLDDLPCNTAYLRAESSSNQSITTSMDLLG, from the coding sequence ATGGAAAGCTTTCAAACCATGCAGCAGTCTGGTGATCAGATTTCAAGTCTCCATTTCCTTGTCCCTTCTTCAAACCCTTCCTCCTATCCTCATGACCAATATTTCACCatgatgaataataataataatagtaataatcaAGCTTTTCAGCTGAACAGATTCTCTTCTCCATTGTTCGATGGCTTCCATCATCATCACCAGGCTCATCAAGAGATCACTGCTATTCCACAGTCATCTTGTTTCAGCAATAACTCATCGACCTCTGACGAGGCTGATGAGCAGCAGCTGAGTCTCATCAATGAGAGGAAGCAACGAAGGATGATATCGAACCGCGAGTCGGCTCGGCGGTCTCGCATGCGCAAGCAGAAGCACCTGGACGAGCTGTGGTCACAGGTGGTTTGGTTGAGGAATGAGAACCACCAACTCATTGATAAACTCAACCATGTCTCGGAGAGCCATGACAAGGTTGTTCAAGAGAATGTTCAGTTGAAAGAAGAGACTACTGAGCTTCGCCAAATGCTCTCTGATCTCCAAATCAGCAGCCCTTTTCCTGGCTTGAGAGACTTAGACGATTTGCCCTGTAACACTGCTTATCTCAGAGCTGAGTCTTCATCAAACCAGTCTATCACAACTTCCATGGATTTACTTGGTTAA